The Prunus persica cultivar Lovell chromosome G7, Prunus_persica_NCBIv2, whole genome shotgun sequence genome has a segment encoding these proteins:
- the LOC18770769 gene encoding calmodulin-like protein 1 codes for MSRSFSFLRFQYGSPRKPPNKPSPELSFSKERQRSSLSRPSSQPKAEEIRYVFDKFDTNKDGRISREEYKSALKTLDKEIAEAEIAKTFKALDSDGDGFIGFKEFAEMFNMGADQAREADIESAFRLFDLDGNGKISAEELSLVLKKLGENCSLGACRNMVKGVDTNGDGLIDMNEFSKMMGNFKKPTA; via the coding sequence atgtcacGTAGTTTCAGCTTTCTCAGGTTTCAATATGGCTCTCCTAGAAAGCCTCCAAATAAACCATCTCCCGAGTTGAGTTTCTCCAAAGAGAGGCAAAGGTCTAGCTTGTCAAGGCCTTCATCCCAGCCAAAAGCTGAGGAGATAAGATATGTGTTCGATAAATTTGACACCAACAAAGATGGGAGGATCAGCAGGGAAGAGTACAAGTCAGCCCTGAAGACCCTTGACAAAGAAATAGCAGAAGCTGAGATTGCCAAGACCTTTAAGGCCCTTGACAGTGACGGAGATGGGTTCATAGGGTTCAAGGAGTTTGCGGAGATGTTCAACATGGGAGCTGATCAGGCACGAGAGGCTGACATCGAAAGTGCATTTCGATTGTTCGATCTGGATGGCAATGGGAAGATAAGTGCAGAGGAGTTGTCTCTGGTGCTGAAGAAGCTGGGAGAGAATTGCAGTCTTGGGGCTTGCAGGAACATGGTGAAAGGAGTGGATACTAATGGTGATGGTTTAATTGACATGAATGAGTTTTCCAAAATGATGGGGAACTTCAAGAAACCAACTGCTTAA
- the LOC18771569 gene encoding uncharacterized protein LOC18771569, with translation MACLDMYNSEHKGHGGHHPFAPMSPRISFSNDFADAQHAIKHERSSREAPVSSDFEFSVTNYSMMSADELFCKGRLLPFKDSCTSSSSSKQMQRSTTTLRDELLHGEDHDDEVSSRPPKGSSSSTRWKGLLGRKRAHIGSKKAHRNDGSVDGRSSGLVVVHEEPQHHVNNQTSQEVLNEGGSSWRDVEIGI, from the exons ATGGCCTGCTTAGACATGTACAACTCAGAGCATAAGGGTCATGGTGGTCATCATCCATTTGCTCCAATGAGCCCAAGAATCTCCTTCTCTAATGATTTTGCAGATGCCCAACATGCCATCAAGCATGAAAGGAGCTCCAGAGAAGCTCCAGTTTCCTCAGATTTTGAGTTCTCAGTGACCAACTATTCGATGATGAGCGCTGATGAGCTCTTCTGTAAGGGAAGGTTGCTGCCTTTCAAGGACAGCTgcaccagcagcagcagcagcaaacaGATGCAGAGGAGCACTACCACTCTCAGAGATGAGCTTCTTCATGGGGAGGATCATGATGATGAAGTGTCATCCAGGCCACCAAAGgggtcatcatcatcaacaagaTGGAAGGGGCTTCTGGGCAGGAAGAGGGCCCACATTGGCTCCAAGAAAGCTCACAGGAATGATGGGTCTGTGGATGGTAGGAGTTCTGGTCTTGTGGTGGTGCATGAGGAACCCCAACATCATGTTAATAATCAGACTTCACAG gAGGTCTTGAATGAAGGAGGGTCAAGTTGGAGAGATGTGGAGATTGGAATATAG